A genomic region of Coriobacteriaceae bacterium contains the following coding sequences:
- a CDS encoding molybdopterin-dependent oxidoreductase: MKIFKGQGTADLGKPWRFEEDGLTVTRGCAWSPPGCHPTGCGIKTYVNSNGELVRVEGDENHPITNGRLCVRCLTIRDYVYNPDRVLYPMKRAREDRGKNKWERITWDEAYDTIAEKVKYFKDKYGAESILVMGGTGREGGPMLPAYAHACLGTPNACYTQSGYSCYIPRVAGTTYVMGATYPEMDYAGGLPGRYDDPMFKLPELIVFWGKEPLPSNGDGLFGHAAIDMMRRGSKLMSIDPRVNWVSTRADWHLRLRPGTDAALGMAMLNVIIEEDLYDHDFVEKWCYGFEQLAERVKEMPAEKAAEICGLDANQIREAARVYAAAKPAQIAWGLAIDQKSNGVQAGHCIMALEAITGNIDVPGGQLIGDVNDGLELGFGWNNLGPELQSKILGIKEYPAYVGLVLNAQCDMVLDALEAGDDAKYYPFKMGVFEDTNFLAGTCAAQPKRWHDAMVKNLEWCFGIDVWMTPTIQATCEIFLPLSSTVEHDTVVYTHYGASPIMAGAVNKSITVGDCKGDCEIFYELGLRCMPINFEKYKDYYDFLADYRLAYKKSFEELREEVVHQKTEMCGYYKYESGRLRPDGMPGFNTPTGRVELYSTMFRQFGEDPLPYYEEPQLSPVSTPEKMEEYPFVLTTGARTYCYFHSEGKQIPYLREMNPDPLIEINPEDALKYGIADGQWVEVASPFGKCVLKAKVSQIVKPGVVHAQHGFWFPEKDPEEPSLYEVWRSNINELIPHFMVGKLGFGAPFKCLICSVKPVSENYDTDMMEVWDHFGKLVI, encoded by the coding sequence ATGAAGATTTTCAAAGGTCAGGGCACTGCCGATCTTGGCAAGCCATGGCGCTTCGAAGAAGACGGCCTCACCGTCACCCGCGGTTGCGCGTGGTCTCCTCCGGGATGCCATCCGACCGGATGCGGCATCAAGACCTACGTGAACTCCAATGGTGAGCTCGTGCGCGTCGAGGGCGATGAGAACCATCCCATCACCAACGGCCGCCTCTGCGTCCGCTGCCTGACCATTCGTGACTACGTCTACAACCCAGACCGCGTCCTGTACCCCATGAAGCGCGCCCGCGAGGACCGTGGCAAGAACAAGTGGGAGCGCATCACCTGGGACGAGGCATATGACACCATCGCCGAGAAGGTGAAGTACTTCAAGGACAAGTACGGTGCCGAGTCCATCCTGGTCATGGGTGGTACCGGTCGCGAGGGTGGTCCCATGCTTCCCGCGTATGCGCATGCATGCCTGGGTACCCCCAACGCCTGCTACACGCAGTCCGGCTATTCCTGCTACATCCCGCGTGTCGCGGGCACGACCTACGTCATGGGCGCGACCTATCCCGAGATGGACTACGCCGGTGGTCTGCCCGGCCGCTATGACGATCCGATGTTCAAGCTTCCCGAGCTCATCGTGTTCTGGGGCAAGGAGCCCCTTCCGTCCAACGGTGACGGCCTCTTCGGCCACGCCGCCATCGACATGATGCGCCGCGGCAGCAAGCTCATGAGCATCGACCCGCGCGTCAACTGGGTTTCCACGCGTGCCGACTGGCATCTGCGCCTGCGTCCCGGCACCGACGCGGCCCTCGGCATGGCCATGCTCAACGTCATCATCGAGGAGGACCTCTACGACCACGACTTCGTCGAGAAGTGGTGCTACGGCTTCGAGCAGCTTGCCGAGCGCGTCAAGGAGATGCCCGCCGAGAAGGCAGCTGAGATCTGCGGTCTCGATGCGAACCAGATTCGCGAGGCTGCCCGCGTCTACGCCGCGGCCAAGCCCGCGCAGATCGCCTGGGGTCTGGCCATCGACCAGAAGTCCAACGGCGTTCAGGCCGGTCACTGCATCATGGCTCTCGAGGCCATTACCGGAAACATCGACGTGCCCGGTGGCCAGCTCATCGGCGACGTCAACGACGGCCTCGAGCTCGGTTTCGGCTGGAACAACCTCGGTCCCGAGCTCCAGAGCAAGATTCTCGGCATCAAGGAGTATCCGGCATATGTCGGCCTCGTCCTCAACGCGCAGTGCGACATGGTGCTCGACGCGCTCGAGGCGGGCGACGATGCCAAGTACTACCCGTTCAAGATGGGCGTCTTCGAGGACACGAACTTCCTTGCCGGCACTTGCGCCGCCCAGCCCAAGCGTTGGCATGACGCGATGGTCAAGAACCTCGAGTGGTGCTTCGGTATCGACGTGTGGATGACCCCGACGATCCAGGCAACCTGCGAGATCTTCCTCCCGCTGTCCTCGACCGTCGAGCATGACACCGTCGTGTACACGCACTATGGCGCATCGCCGATTATGGCCGGTGCCGTCAACAAGTCCATCACGGTGGGCGATTGCAAGGGCGACTGCGAGATCTTCTACGAGCTCGGCCTGCGCTGCATGCCCATCAACTTCGAGAAGTACAAGGACTACTACGACTTCCTGGCTGACTACCGTCTCGCGTACAAGAAGTCCTTCGAGGAGCTGCGCGAGGAGGTCGTCCACCAGAAGACCGAGATGTGCGGCTACTACAAGTACGAGTCCGGTCGCCTGCGCCCCGACGGCATGCCCGGCTTCAACACGCCGACCGGCCGCGTCGAGCTCTACTCGACGATGTTCCGCCAGTTCGGCGAGGATCCGCTGCCGTACTACGAGGAGCCGCAGCTCTCGCCGGTCTCCACTCCGGAGAAGATGGAGGAGTACCCCTTCGTCCTTACCACGGGCGCTCGTACGTACTGCTACTTCCATTCCGAGGGCAAGCAGATCCCGTACCTGCGCGAGATGAATCCCGATCCGCTGATCGAGATCAACCCCGAGGATGCGCTCAAGTACGGCATCGCCGACGGCCAGTGGGTCGAGGTTGCCAGCCCGTTTGGCAAGTGCGTCCTGAAGGCGAAGGTCTCCCAGATCGTGAAGCCTGGCGTCGTGCATGCGCAGCATGGCTTCTGGTTCCCGGAGAAGGATCCCGAGGAGCCCAGCCTGTACGAGGTGTGGCGTTCCAACATCAACGAGCTCATCCCCCACTTCATGGTTGGCAAGCTCGGATTCGGCGCGCCGTTCAAGTGCCTCATCTGCAGCGTGAAGCCGGTGTCGGAGAATTACGACACCGACATGATGGAGGTTTGGGACCACTTCGGAAAGTTGGTGATCTAG